From the Ipomoea triloba cultivar NCNSP0323 chromosome 8, ASM357664v1 genome, the window TAATAGGTGGCAAAAGGGAAGAACATCTCATGGCACGCGACAATCTTATTAGTCTTATAAGGCTTAACATTCTCAATCATGACCACTTGATTTCCCACGCCTTTTGTGTAATCTGATGCCAATGCAACCAAATGCTTTGAGCCTAAACTTTCCCGAGAGAATTGAATCATGTCTTCCAGTGTCTTTAGACAACCGCGTCTCTCTCCCTTCACTGTTGGTGCATCGCAATGGCTAAGGCTCAATTGTATGGCGGCCTTCGTCATAGGAATAGAGAAGGCAGTAGGAAATATTCTCTGTAACTCGCTCGCACTAAGATGAATGTTTCTAGCTATTTGAGGAGGAAGAAAAGAGCGGTTGGGGAGTTCTCTATCGAGATTAGTTGGGAGAGTTACTTTGTGCCCTTTTTTTATGACAGAAAGCCTAAACAAAGACGCAGGATGGACTTGTTCCATAGGGACATAAACTTTATCAGTGAAATGAGCATAATTGATATTCGTTGGAGGTAATGGTTTGACAGCAACCGAGCAAACCAAATTGGCAGTGGTGCAGAATTTGGGGTTGGacaagaaatattttttggaTGCTAATGGAGTGAACATCTCTGCTTCGCTCTCAGAAAGTGGGGATAATTTAGAGAGAATAGACTGAGGCATATTGCTGTCTACATTTTGAGACCAAAATTTGGATTGTTGAACGGAAACCGATGCCAAAGAAAGAGAATTTGAGGTTATAAGTAAGAGAAAGAGGTTGAGTAAGAGGAATGATGCAGAAGTCATGCTTGTAATGCTCGTATTGTAATTGACACTTTATGCTCAAATTCTCAATGCTTGGGAAGACTTTAAATAGACTACTGAATAGTCTACATACTTTCTCAGTAATAATAATCATATGCTGACAAAAGTCT encodes:
- the LOC116026936 gene encoding BURP domain-containing protein 16-like, whose amino-acid sequence is MTSASFLLLNLFLLLITSNSLSLASVSVQQSKFWSQNVDSNMPQSILSKLSPLSESEAEMFTPLASKKYFLSNPKFCTTANLVCSVAVKPLPPTNINYAHFTDKVYVPMEQVHPASLFRLSVIKKGHKVTLPTNLDRELPNRSFLPPQIARNIHLSASELQRIFPTAFSIPMTKAAIQLSLSHCDAPTVKGERRGCLKTLEDMIQFSRESLGSKHLVALASDYTKGVGNQVVMIENVKPYKTNKIVACHEMFFPFATYYCHKLPSTQIYAVDVVKPNKIGTTNKMFVICHMDTSAWAPDHVAFKLLKLSPGKGEVCHWITQMDLIWVGSD